A single region of the Mytilus trossulus isolate FHL-02 unplaced genomic scaffold, PNRI_Mtr1.1.1.hap1 h1tg000215l__unscaffolded, whole genome shotgun sequence genome encodes:
- the LOC134701082 gene encoding uncharacterized protein LOC134701082, which yields MLHNLNILFVIFQYVLSDLINGFLIDSSTTTNYPSVITDKHYIAVIGLLMEERQSRHMLEQVVNSLQQKLQSLEQKHISKHIEDISALQLKVNTLNASCSLCQNNLGDLKSKFNDLEMNYTLLKDENQKLSQDVAILRQTQSVGNIGTLKQQVQATTNRVKQLEYNNTVTHQDIIALSKRTNQNEMDITTCTSVGQNLTKQITSIKQEFLKKTQNDTAIKRLTEDLDLRIASLEINMTFLNTQLASFTHNNQPVAFTAWNEGGNVTSDKVIKFNKIKTSIGVSNLPAIHSTGTFTVEIDGVYIIAVTVNSDTNDSAFEIYKNNTPLSRVYIQGKVGHNDQSGTSVVSIDLQNGDTVSVGSRETLHVEMGWSTLSIIKI from the exons ATGCTTCATAATCTCAACATTCTTTTCGTCATCTTCCAATACGTACTTTCTGACCTCATCAATGGATTTTTGATTGACAGCAGTACGACGACCAACTATCCCAGCGTTATAACGGACAAACATTATATTGCCGTCATCGGTTTGCTAATGGAGGAAAGACAATCACGTCATATGTTAGAGCAGGTTGTGAATAGTTTACAACAGAAATTACAATCTCTTGAACAAAAGCACATTTCAAAGCATATAGAAGATATTTCGGCTTTGCAGTTGAAAGTCAATACTTTAAATGCTTCATGCAGTTTATGTCAAAACAATTTGGGAGATTTGAAAAGCAAATTCAACGATTTAGAAATGAATTATACGTTGTTGAAGGATGAAAACCAGAAACTATCACAAGACGTTGCAATCTTGAGACAAACCCAATCAGTTGGTAACATAGGAACTTTAAAACAGCAAGTACAGGCAACAACAAACAGAGTAAAACAACTCGAATATAACAATACGGTGACGCATCAGGATATTATTGCCCTGTCGAAAAGAACTAACCAAAATGAAATGGATATCACAACGTGCACAAGTGTTGGCCAAAATCTTACTAAGCAAATCACATCGATTAAACAAGAATTCCTAAAGAAAACCCAAAATG aTACAGCTATTAAACGGTTAACCGAAGACCTAGATTTGAGAATAGCAAGTTTGGAAATTAATATGACTTTTCTGAATACTCAGCTAGCATCATTTACACATAACAATCAACCAG ttgCCTTCACTGCCTGGAATGAAGGTGGGAACGTTACCTCTGACAAGGTgataaaattcaacaaaattaagACATCAATTGGTGTAAGTAACCTGCCGGCCATTCATTCAACTGGAACTTTTACTGTAGAAATAGATGGTGTGTACATTATTGCGGTGACAGTCAACTCTGATACGAACGATTcagcttttgaaatttataaaaacaatactcCTCTATCTCGGGTTTATATTCAAGGAAAAGTTGGTCACAATGACCAAAGTGGAACAAGTGTGGTTTCGATTGATTTACAAAATGGAGATACAGTCAGTGTTGGTTCACGCGAAACACTTCATGTTGAGATGGGTTGGTCAACATTAtctattattaaaatttag
- the LOC134701083 gene encoding E3 ubiquitin-protein ligase TRIM71-like codes for MAQAASKTCEICVSAPGSQYCLDCEQYYCENCKSLHKRQKLSTNHLFQHASKLIPEGKSRCSQHKEEFNLMCNTCNVPVCTSCVTGNHNGHKFSKLVDVIAQLRGENEKQIRDKTNEANKNITKIVDSLTSFDNAVESVIKAITDESNNIKHMVDKSVAQMIILVKEQSMKEKDKLTQLLSAAKSVLVAGQNLDKRRQDLDKTRPDETMVQQINKMKEEINGLHFESLPEFPKISFNSKAVTEYDIRQLIGSYTLTCLR; via the coding sequence ATGGCTCAGGCTGCGTCTAAAACATGTGAAATTTGTGTGAGTGCCCCTGGATCACAATACTGCTTAGACTGTGAGCAATACTATTGTGAAAATTGTAAGTCACTGCATAAAAGGCAGAAGTTATCGACAAACCATCTGTTTCAACACGCCTCCAAACTTATCCCGGAAGGTAAATCTAGATGTAGCCAACACAAAGAAGAATTCAACCTAATGTGTAATACATGCAATGTACCGGTATGTACAAGTTGTGTGACAGGAAATCACAACGGtcataaattttctaaattggTCGATGTAATTGCTCAATTACGAGGGGAAAACGAAAAGCAAATTCGGGACAAGACAAATgaagcaaataaaaatataacgaAAATTGTGGATAGCTTGACATCGTTTGATAATGCCGTAGAATCTGTTATAAAAGCTATTACCGATGAAAGTAACAATATTAAACACATGGTTGATAAATCAGTAGCTCAGATGATTATTTTAGTAAAGGAACAATCAATGAAGGAAAAAGATAAACTAACCCAACTGTTATCTGCTGCTAAATCCGTACTTGTTGCTGGACAGAACTTAGATAAGAGAAGACAGGATCTAGATAAAACAAGACCGGATGAAACTATGGTACAACAGATCAACAAGATGAAAGAAGAGATCAACGGACTTCATTTTGAATCTCTTCCCGAGTTTCCAAAGATATCCTTCAATAGCAAAGCTGTAACTGAGTATGACATTAGGCAACTAATTGGTTCAtatactttaacatgtttaaggtaa
- the LOC134701084 gene encoding uncharacterized protein LOC134701084, with translation MEKAEDDNLPGLLLLLDFEKAFDTLEWSFIDLALSFLGFGPIFYRWVKTLYLESQSCIINNGHCSQFFNIGRGVRQGDPLSPYLFILSLELMSAALKNNPDINGMKINDSEYLLSQYADDSCLLLNEDEQSSEKCLFTLEKKI, from the coding sequence atgGAAAAGGCAGAAGATGATAATCTACCAGgtcttttacttttattagaCTTTGAGAAAGCTTTTGATACTCTTGAGTGGTCATTTATAGACTTGGCTTTGTCTTTTCTAGGATTTGGTCCTATTTTTTATAGATGGGTCAAGACCTTATATTTAGAATCTCAGAGCTGTATTATAAATAATGGACATTGCtctcaattttttaatattgggCGGGGTGTTAGACAAGGTGATCCTCTATCTCCATATCTCTTTATATTATCTTTAGAACTTATGAGTGCTGCACTTAAAAATAACCCAGATATAAatggtatgaaaataaatgattctGAGTATCTACTAAGCCAGTATGCAGATGACTCATGTCTCTTACTAAATGAGGATGAGCAATCTtcagaaaaatgtttatttactttagaaaaaaaaatctga